A section of the Triticum dicoccoides isolate Atlit2015 ecotype Zavitan chromosome 7A, WEW_v2.0, whole genome shotgun sequence genome encodes:
- the LOC119328452 gene encoding 6-phosphogluconate dehydrogenase, decarboxylating 1 → MALTRIGLAGLAVMGQNLALNIAEKGFPISVYNRTTSKVDETVQRAKLEGNLPLYGFHDPASFVNSIQKPRVVIMLVKAGAPVDQTIATLAAHLEQGDCIVDGGNEWYENTERREKAMEERGLLYLGMGVSGGEEGARHGPSMMPGGSLEAYQYIEDILLKVSAQVPDSGPCVTYIGKGGSGNFVKMVHNGIEYGDMQLIAEAYDVLKSVGKLTNGELQQVFAEWNKGELLSFLVEITADIFSIKDDQGEGYLVDKVLDKTGMKGTGKWTVQQAAELSVAAPTIEASLDSRFLSGLKDERVAASKIFQGDYSSGETVDKAQLIEDVRKALYASKICSYAQGMNIIKAKSTEKGWGLNLGELARIWKGGCIIRASFLDRIKKAYDRNGELANLLIDPEFAQEIMDRQAAWRRVVCLAINNGVSTPGMSASLAYFDSYRRDRLPANLVQAQRDYFGAHTYERVDMPGSFHTEWYKIANSKI, encoded by the coding sequence ATGGCTCTCACCAGAATTGGTCTTGCTGGCCTCGCCGTCATGGGGCAGAACCTCGCCCTCAACATTGCGGAGAAAGGGTTCCCCATCTCTGTCTACAACAGGACCACCTCCAAGGTCGATGAGACTGTTCAGCGCGCCAAGCTAGAAGGAAACCTTCCTCTCTACGGTTTCCATGACCCTGCATCCTTCGTCAACTCCATTCAGAAGCCACGTGTCGTCATCATGCTTGTCAAGGCCGGTGCCCCGGTTGACCAGACCATTGCAACGCTCGCAGCACACCTGGAGCAGGGCGACTGCATCGTTGATGGAGGGAACGAGTGGTATGAGAAcacggaaaggagggagaaggcgaTGGAGGAGCGTGGACTCCTCTACCTCGGGATGGGTGTTTCCGGAGGAGAGGAGGGTGCCCGCCATGGCCCATCCATGATGCCTGGAGGCTCACTGGAGGCATACCAGTACATTGAAGACATTCTTCTCAAGGTGTCTGCTCAGGTCCCTGACAGCGGCCCGTGTGTCACATACATTGGGAAGGGTGGATCCGGAAACTTTGTCAAGATGGTTCACAATGGCATTGAGTACGGTGACATGCAACTCATTGCTGAGGCGTACGACGTTCTCAAGTCGGTTGGGAAGCTCACAAACGGTGAGCTGCAGCAGGTTTTCGCCGAGTGGAACAAGGGTGAACTCCTCAGTTTCTTGGTTGAGATCACTGCTGATATCTTCAGCATCAAGGATGACCAGGGTGAGGGCTACTTGGTCGACAAGGTCCTGGACAAGACCGGGATGAAGGGAACCGGGAAGTGGACAGTGCAGCAGGCTGCTGAGCTCTCTGTGGCTGCTCCTACCATTGAGGCGTCCTTGGATTCCAGGTTCCTCAGCGGGCTGAAGGATGAGCGTGTCGCGGCTTCCAAGATCTTCCAGGGTGACTACTCCAGTGGCGAAACTGTCGACAAGGCACAGCTGATCGAGGATGTGAGGAAAGCCCTCTACGCCTCCAAGATCTGCAGCTACGCCCAGGGCATGAACATCATCAAGGCCAAGAGCACGGAGAAAGGATGGGGCCTCAACCTCGGCGAGCTGGCCAGGATCTGGAAGGGTGGGTGCATCATCCGCGCCAGCTTCCTGGACCGCATCAAGAAGGCCTATGACAGGAACGGTGAGCTCGCCAACCTCCTCATCGACCCCGAGTTCGCGCAGGAGATCATGGACAGGCAAGCCGCATGGAGGAGGGTCGTCTGCCTCGCCATCAACAACGGCGTCAGCACCCCTGGCATGTCCGCGAGTCTGGCCTACTTCGACTCCTACCGGAGGGACAGGCTCCCTGCCAACCTCGTCCAGGCCCAGAGGGACTACTTCGGGGCGCACACCTACGAGAGGGTTGACATGCCCGGCTCCTTCCACACCGAGTGGTACAAGATCGCCAACTCAAAGATCTAA